In Gossypium raimondii isolate GPD5lz chromosome 12, ASM2569854v1, whole genome shotgun sequence, a single window of DNA contains:
- the LOC105764074 gene encoding BRCT domain-containing protein At4g02110 isoform X1 — protein MLESDTPSKTFLGVRFCLYGFDPVNEHNVRVKLINGGGVGVGQYSQSCTHVIVDKIVYDDPVCVAARNDGKTVVTGLWVDHSFDIGMPVDATSIMYRPLRDLNGIPGAKSLIICLTGYQRQDRDDIMTMVGLMGAQFSKPLVASKVTHLICYKFEGEKYELAKKIKKIKLINHRWLEDCLRDWELLSEANYSKSGYELEVMEAEAKDSDEEAEETTLKHSGQGSLNRSPHSLKAGMTSSGELLSTVEVSTSTVPRHSPNTKEVLVMPGKSHLGTSFDDVNDPELNSFQNSGLKNGSSIKLAQPGNRGSNTTNMDSNLASTSKSPSLSNDLFTAISYSRKTPRNATPPNLSGEVSGNISGSPQAMKIQDVSGISSSKIQQPEKRICASFVRSPRKGSDLCHGEDSAGILPQKRALELSGSSSKSRKMSYNAKGSIKGSALDTVQLEPTSSVGDQLQINDYPVNETGYPNVLHSSCAGYVTTKLSTDLFSSKSVTPDDRQNVRDEKSPNMSPRGYRGSTLAGKLDMQNENAYEKSPQMSFKGLRESTSASRSNIGDYGLERLQVVGEPGELQNKQQDVQVPSLDRKLGKDNSHSPSKLDVLEGGNDESVTNSVSNKQQDVQVPSLDGKLGKDNVDIPLNLDVVEGGNGKSVTKPISKKKLAKKTLGSRPKLSNIANRKGSIYSSKIASDNHSTISMDGDNERAAHKGASELETCPPTINLDAAKDVEKVTKCQNIGTSKTQFMDDETQAPDEEDDNGSKKVTGVEKSELVEVMHKADMLVETEHVRHDPKVAVHASPVASENATNGADPERAVGSKNSEFGEPTLKSGGLRKTNKRKKQLSGKARMKAVPSNSKNDLAGENTSVEKNADDKDNEKENFMPHPDDKPSGANASSKVEISGAAGKGDTVGLKEIARKSVGKPNNKTLKTKEKSQKVDMQPVQKVFKRVKIEPTCFILSGYRQQRKEFQLVIKRLKGKFCRDSHQWSYQATHFIAPDPIRRTEKFFAAAASGRWILKPEFLSACNEAGNFLAEEPYEWHKNGLSEDGAINLEAPRKWRQLKERTGHGAFYGMRIIVYGECIAPPLDTLKRVVKAGDGDILATCPPYTRFLKSGVDFAVVSPGMPRVDIWVQEFLKHEVPCVVADYLVEYVCKPGYSLEKHVLYDTHEWAEKSFTNLTTRAEEIVDDLTHESPGSSESNDITCQVCGSGDREDVMLICGNESGSVGCGIGIHIDCCDPPLDNVPEEDWFCPKCNKSSINNTSSKRRKKGK, from the exons ATGCTGGAATCCGATACTCCCTCGAAAACGTTTCTCGGCGTTCGTTTTTGTCTTTACGGCTTCGATCCCGTTAACGAACATAAT gTTCGAGTAAAGCTAATTAACGGTGGCGGCGTTGGTGTCGGTCAGTATAGTCAGAGTTGCACTCATGTGATTGTTGATAAGATTGTCTAC GATGATCCTGTATGTGTTGCTGCTCGAAACGATGGCAAAACAGTTGTCACTGGGTTATGGGTTGATCATAGTTTTGATATTGGAATGCCTGTTGATGCTACTTCG ATTATGTACAGACCTCTTAGGGATTTAAATGGAATTCCTGGTgctaaaagtttaattatatgcTTGACTGGATATCAAAGGCAAGATCGAGATGACATTATG ACGATGGTTGGCTTGATGGGTGCTCAATTTTCTAAGCCTCTGGTTGCAAGCAAAGTTACTCATCTAATATGCTATAAATTTGAAG GGGAGAAGTATGAGCTTGctaagaaaatcaagaagataAAGCTTATCAACCACCGCTGGTTGGAAGATTG TTTAAGAGATTGGGAGCTTCTTTCAGAAGCTAATTACAGCAAGAG TGGCTATGAGTTAGAGGTGATGGAAGCTGAAGCTAAAGATTCTGACGAAGAGGCTGAAGAAACTACATTGAAGCATTCTGGACAAGGGAGTCTGAATAGGAGCCCTCATAGTTTGAAAGCTGGAATGACCAGTTCTGGCGAGTTGCTCTCCACAGTTGAAGTGTCCACTTCCACTGTACCTAGACATTCACCAAATACTAAGGAAGTTTTAGTGATGCCTGGAAAATCTCATTTAGGCACAAGCTTCGATGATGTTAATGACCCTGAGCTCAATTCTTTTCAGAACTCAGGTCTCAAGAATGGTTCATCTATTAAGCTAGCTCAACCAGGCAACAGAGGCTCAAATACTACAAATATGGATAGTAACTTGGCATCTACCTCTAAGAGTCCCTCATTATCCAATGATTTGTTCACTGCTATAAGTTACTCCAGGAAAACTCCAAGAAATGCTACACCTCCAAATTTATCTGGGGAGGTATCAGGCAACATTAGTGGCTCTCCTCAAGCTATGAAAATTCAGGATGTATCAGGCATTTCTTCCTCTAAAATACAGCAACCAGAGAAAAGAATCTGTGCTTCTTTTGTTAGATCTCCAAGGAAAGGAAGCGATTTGTGTCATGGAGAGGACTCTGCTGGTATATTGCCTCAGAAAAGAGCTTTGGAACTTTCTGGTAGTAGCTCTAAATCACGAAAGATGAGTTATAATGCAAAAGGTTCCATAAAGGGCAGTGCACTTGATACTGTACAGTTGGAGCCGACATCCTCGGTGGGAGATCAGCTACAGATTAATGACTACCCAGTGAATGAGACTGGTTATCCGAATGTTTTACATAGCTCATGTGCAGGCTATGTGACTACCAAGTTGTCAACTGATCTCTTTTCCTCTAAATCTGTAACTCCAGACGACAGACAGAATGTTAGAGATGAGAAGTCACCCAATATGTCCCCTAGAGGGTATAGAGGGTCCACCTTGGCAGGCAAGCTGGATATGCAAAATGAGAATGCTTATGAGAAGTCACCCCAAATGTCCTTCAAGGGGTTAAGAGAGTCAACCTCAGCAAGCAGATCAAATATTGGTGATTATGGTCTAGAACGATTACAAGTGGTAGGAGAGCCAGGTGAGCTGCAGAATAAGCAGCAAGATGTTCAGGTTCCTTCACTTGATAGAAAGCTGGGGAAGGATAATTCCCATAGCCCTTCTAAGTTGGACGTGCTTGAAGGTGGAAATGATGAATCAGTGACAAACTCAGTTAGCAATAAGCAGCAAGATGTTCAGGTTCCTTCACTTGATGGAAAGCTGGGGAAGGACAATGTCGACATCCCTTTAAACTTGGATGTGGTTGAAGGAGGAAATGGTAAGTCAGTGACAAAACCAATTAGCAAGAAGAAGCTTGCAAAAAAGACCTTGGGTTCTCGACCAAAACTAAGTAACATTGCTAACAGAAAAGGTTCTATTTACTCAAGCAAAATTGCTTCTGATAATCATTCTACAATTTCCATGGATGGTGATAATGAAAGAGCAGCTCATAAGGGTGCCAGTGAGCTTGAGACATGCCCTCCAACTATTAACCTGGATGCAGCAAAGGATgttgaaaaagttacaaaatgtcAGAATATTGGTACTAGTAAGACTCAATTCATGGATGATGAAACTCAAGCTCCAGATGAGGAAGATGACAATGGTTCTAAGAAGGTGACTGGAGTAGAGAAGTCTGAGTTGGTTGAAGTGATGCATAAAGCAGATATGTTAGTAGAGACAGAACATGTCAGACATGATCCCAAAGTGGCTGTACATGCGAGTCCAGTTGCCTCTGAGAATGCAACAAATGGAGCTGATCCTGAGAGGGCAGTTGGGAGCAAAAATTCTGAATTTGGTGAACCAACGTTAAAGAGTGGTGGCttgagaaaaacaaacaaaaggaAGAAACAACTTTCTGGTAAGGCCAGGATGAAGGCTGTTCCTTCTAATTCCAAAAATGATTTGGCTGGGGAAAATACCAGTGTCGAGAAGAATGCTGATGACAAAGATAATGAAAAGGAGAATTTCATGCCACATCCTGATGACAAACCAAGCGGTGCTAATGCATCTTCAAAAGTGGAAATCTCTGGGGCTGCTGGCAAGGGCGACACAGTTGGTCTCAAGGAGATTGCTAGGAAATCAGTTGGTAAACCCAATAACAAAACATTGAAGACTAAGGAAAAATCTCAGAAGGTTGACATGCAACCAGTCCAAAAGGTTTTCAAGAGAGTGAAAATTGAGCCTACATGTTTTATATTGAGTGGCTACAGACAGCAGAGAAAAGAATTTCAGTTAGTCATTAAGCGTTTGAAAGGAAAGTTTTGTAGAGATTCTCATCAGTGGTCATACCAGGCAACACATTTCATTGCACCTGATCCAATTCGTAGGACTGAAAAATTCTTTGCTGCTGCTGCTTCTGGAAG GTGGATTCTTAAACCCGAATTTTTAAGTGCTTGTAATGAGGCAGGAAATTTCTTGGCAGAGGAGCCTTATGAATGGCACAAAAATGGCCTTAGTGAAGACGGTGCAATAAACTTAGAGGCTCCAAGGAAGTGGCGTCAGTTAAAGGAGAGAACAGGCCATGGAGCATTTTATGGAATGCGCATTATTGTGTACGGAGAATGCATTGCTCCTCCTTTG GATACTCTGAAGCGTGTTGTGAAAGCCGGGGATGGTGACATTTTAGCAACTTGTCCCCCTTACACCAGATTCCTCAAATCTGGTGTTGATTTTGCAGTTGTTAGCCCTGGCATGCCACGTGTTGATATCTGGGTTCAAGAGTTTTTGAAACACGAGGTACCCTGTGTTGTTGCTGACTACCTAGTGGAATACGTCTGTAAACCCGGTTACTCCCTGGAGAAACATGTACTATACGACACTCATGAATGGGCAGAAAAATCATTCACTAACTTGACAACCCGAGCTGAGGAAATCGTCGATGACTTGACTCATGAATCACCAGGTAGCTCGGAGAGTAATGATATAACATGCCAAGTTTGTGGCTCTGGCGACAGAGAAGACGTCATGCTGATCTGCGGCAATGAAAGTGGTTCCGTAGGTTGTGGAATCGGCATTCACATCGATTGTTGCGATCCTCCGCTTGACAATGTTCCGGAGGAGGACTGGTTTTGCCCGAAATGTAACAAAAGCAGCATAAACAACACGTCttccaaaagaagaaaaaagggtAAGTAG
- the LOC105764074 gene encoding BRCT domain-containing protein At4g02110 isoform X2, translating to MPVDATSIMYRPLRDLNGIPGAKSLIICLTGYQRQDRDDIMTMVGLMGAQFSKPLVASKVTHLICYKFEGEKYELAKKIKKIKLINHRWLEDCLRDWELLSEANYSKSGYELEVMEAEAKDSDEEAEETTLKHSGQGSLNRSPHSLKAGMTSSGELLSTVEVSTSTVPRHSPNTKEVLVMPGKSHLGTSFDDVNDPELNSFQNSGLKNGSSIKLAQPGNRGSNTTNMDSNLASTSKSPSLSNDLFTAISYSRKTPRNATPPNLSGEVSGNISGSPQAMKIQDVSGISSSKIQQPEKRICASFVRSPRKGSDLCHGEDSAGILPQKRALELSGSSSKSRKMSYNAKGSIKGSALDTVQLEPTSSVGDQLQINDYPVNETGYPNVLHSSCAGYVTTKLSTDLFSSKSVTPDDRQNVRDEKSPNMSPRGYRGSTLAGKLDMQNENAYEKSPQMSFKGLRESTSASRSNIGDYGLERLQVVGEPGELQNKQQDVQVPSLDRKLGKDNSHSPSKLDVLEGGNDESVTNSVSNKQQDVQVPSLDGKLGKDNVDIPLNLDVVEGGNGKSVTKPISKKKLAKKTLGSRPKLSNIANRKGSIYSSKIASDNHSTISMDGDNERAAHKGASELETCPPTINLDAAKDVEKVTKCQNIGTSKTQFMDDETQAPDEEDDNGSKKVTGVEKSELVEVMHKADMLVETEHVRHDPKVAVHASPVASENATNGADPERAVGSKNSEFGEPTLKSGGLRKTNKRKKQLSGKARMKAVPSNSKNDLAGENTSVEKNADDKDNEKENFMPHPDDKPSGANASSKVEISGAAGKGDTVGLKEIARKSVGKPNNKTLKTKEKSQKVDMQPVQKVFKRVKIEPTCFILSGYRQQRKEFQLVIKRLKGKFCRDSHQWSYQATHFIAPDPIRRTEKFFAAAASGRWILKPEFLSACNEAGNFLAEEPYEWHKNGLSEDGAINLEAPRKWRQLKERTGHGAFYGMRIIVYGECIAPPLDTLKRVVKAGDGDILATCPPYTRFLKSGVDFAVVSPGMPRVDIWVQEFLKHEVPCVVADYLVEYVCKPGYSLEKHVLYDTHEWAEKSFTNLTTRAEEIVDDLTHESPGSSESNDITCQVCGSGDREDVMLICGNESGSVGCGIGIHIDCCDPPLDNVPEEDWFCPKCNKSSINNTSSKRRKKGK from the exons ATGCCTGTTGATGCTACTTCG ATTATGTACAGACCTCTTAGGGATTTAAATGGAATTCCTGGTgctaaaagtttaattatatgcTTGACTGGATATCAAAGGCAAGATCGAGATGACATTATG ACGATGGTTGGCTTGATGGGTGCTCAATTTTCTAAGCCTCTGGTTGCAAGCAAAGTTACTCATCTAATATGCTATAAATTTGAAG GGGAGAAGTATGAGCTTGctaagaaaatcaagaagataAAGCTTATCAACCACCGCTGGTTGGAAGATTG TTTAAGAGATTGGGAGCTTCTTTCAGAAGCTAATTACAGCAAGAG TGGCTATGAGTTAGAGGTGATGGAAGCTGAAGCTAAAGATTCTGACGAAGAGGCTGAAGAAACTACATTGAAGCATTCTGGACAAGGGAGTCTGAATAGGAGCCCTCATAGTTTGAAAGCTGGAATGACCAGTTCTGGCGAGTTGCTCTCCACAGTTGAAGTGTCCACTTCCACTGTACCTAGACATTCACCAAATACTAAGGAAGTTTTAGTGATGCCTGGAAAATCTCATTTAGGCACAAGCTTCGATGATGTTAATGACCCTGAGCTCAATTCTTTTCAGAACTCAGGTCTCAAGAATGGTTCATCTATTAAGCTAGCTCAACCAGGCAACAGAGGCTCAAATACTACAAATATGGATAGTAACTTGGCATCTACCTCTAAGAGTCCCTCATTATCCAATGATTTGTTCACTGCTATAAGTTACTCCAGGAAAACTCCAAGAAATGCTACACCTCCAAATTTATCTGGGGAGGTATCAGGCAACATTAGTGGCTCTCCTCAAGCTATGAAAATTCAGGATGTATCAGGCATTTCTTCCTCTAAAATACAGCAACCAGAGAAAAGAATCTGTGCTTCTTTTGTTAGATCTCCAAGGAAAGGAAGCGATTTGTGTCATGGAGAGGACTCTGCTGGTATATTGCCTCAGAAAAGAGCTTTGGAACTTTCTGGTAGTAGCTCTAAATCACGAAAGATGAGTTATAATGCAAAAGGTTCCATAAAGGGCAGTGCACTTGATACTGTACAGTTGGAGCCGACATCCTCGGTGGGAGATCAGCTACAGATTAATGACTACCCAGTGAATGAGACTGGTTATCCGAATGTTTTACATAGCTCATGTGCAGGCTATGTGACTACCAAGTTGTCAACTGATCTCTTTTCCTCTAAATCTGTAACTCCAGACGACAGACAGAATGTTAGAGATGAGAAGTCACCCAATATGTCCCCTAGAGGGTATAGAGGGTCCACCTTGGCAGGCAAGCTGGATATGCAAAATGAGAATGCTTATGAGAAGTCACCCCAAATGTCCTTCAAGGGGTTAAGAGAGTCAACCTCAGCAAGCAGATCAAATATTGGTGATTATGGTCTAGAACGATTACAAGTGGTAGGAGAGCCAGGTGAGCTGCAGAATAAGCAGCAAGATGTTCAGGTTCCTTCACTTGATAGAAAGCTGGGGAAGGATAATTCCCATAGCCCTTCTAAGTTGGACGTGCTTGAAGGTGGAAATGATGAATCAGTGACAAACTCAGTTAGCAATAAGCAGCAAGATGTTCAGGTTCCTTCACTTGATGGAAAGCTGGGGAAGGACAATGTCGACATCCCTTTAAACTTGGATGTGGTTGAAGGAGGAAATGGTAAGTCAGTGACAAAACCAATTAGCAAGAAGAAGCTTGCAAAAAAGACCTTGGGTTCTCGACCAAAACTAAGTAACATTGCTAACAGAAAAGGTTCTATTTACTCAAGCAAAATTGCTTCTGATAATCATTCTACAATTTCCATGGATGGTGATAATGAAAGAGCAGCTCATAAGGGTGCCAGTGAGCTTGAGACATGCCCTCCAACTATTAACCTGGATGCAGCAAAGGATgttgaaaaagttacaaaatgtcAGAATATTGGTACTAGTAAGACTCAATTCATGGATGATGAAACTCAAGCTCCAGATGAGGAAGATGACAATGGTTCTAAGAAGGTGACTGGAGTAGAGAAGTCTGAGTTGGTTGAAGTGATGCATAAAGCAGATATGTTAGTAGAGACAGAACATGTCAGACATGATCCCAAAGTGGCTGTACATGCGAGTCCAGTTGCCTCTGAGAATGCAACAAATGGAGCTGATCCTGAGAGGGCAGTTGGGAGCAAAAATTCTGAATTTGGTGAACCAACGTTAAAGAGTGGTGGCttgagaaaaacaaacaaaaggaAGAAACAACTTTCTGGTAAGGCCAGGATGAAGGCTGTTCCTTCTAATTCCAAAAATGATTTGGCTGGGGAAAATACCAGTGTCGAGAAGAATGCTGATGACAAAGATAATGAAAAGGAGAATTTCATGCCACATCCTGATGACAAACCAAGCGGTGCTAATGCATCTTCAAAAGTGGAAATCTCTGGGGCTGCTGGCAAGGGCGACACAGTTGGTCTCAAGGAGATTGCTAGGAAATCAGTTGGTAAACCCAATAACAAAACATTGAAGACTAAGGAAAAATCTCAGAAGGTTGACATGCAACCAGTCCAAAAGGTTTTCAAGAGAGTGAAAATTGAGCCTACATGTTTTATATTGAGTGGCTACAGACAGCAGAGAAAAGAATTTCAGTTAGTCATTAAGCGTTTGAAAGGAAAGTTTTGTAGAGATTCTCATCAGTGGTCATACCAGGCAACACATTTCATTGCACCTGATCCAATTCGTAGGACTGAAAAATTCTTTGCTGCTGCTGCTTCTGGAAG GTGGATTCTTAAACCCGAATTTTTAAGTGCTTGTAATGAGGCAGGAAATTTCTTGGCAGAGGAGCCTTATGAATGGCACAAAAATGGCCTTAGTGAAGACGGTGCAATAAACTTAGAGGCTCCAAGGAAGTGGCGTCAGTTAAAGGAGAGAACAGGCCATGGAGCATTTTATGGAATGCGCATTATTGTGTACGGAGAATGCATTGCTCCTCCTTTG GATACTCTGAAGCGTGTTGTGAAAGCCGGGGATGGTGACATTTTAGCAACTTGTCCCCCTTACACCAGATTCCTCAAATCTGGTGTTGATTTTGCAGTTGTTAGCCCTGGCATGCCACGTGTTGATATCTGGGTTCAAGAGTTTTTGAAACACGAGGTACCCTGTGTTGTTGCTGACTACCTAGTGGAATACGTCTGTAAACCCGGTTACTCCCTGGAGAAACATGTACTATACGACACTCATGAATGGGCAGAAAAATCATTCACTAACTTGACAACCCGAGCTGAGGAAATCGTCGATGACTTGACTCATGAATCACCAGGTAGCTCGGAGAGTAATGATATAACATGCCAAGTTTGTGGCTCTGGCGACAGAGAAGACGTCATGCTGATCTGCGGCAATGAAAGTGGTTCCGTAGGTTGTGGAATCGGCATTCACATCGATTGTTGCGATCCTCCGCTTGACAATGTTCCGGAGGAGGACTGGTTTTGCCCGAAATGTAACAAAAGCAGCATAAACAACACGTCttccaaaagaagaaaaaagggtAAGTAG